The following coding sequences are from one Hyphomicrobiales bacterium window:
- a CDS encoding protein-L-isoaspartate(D-aspartate) O-methyltransferase has product MSSDDALRRASLVLRLRSMGITDHRLVSAFESTRREAFAPEHYASDAYADRLIPIACGQTMEAPSVLARLLQAAPIASHMSVLEIGAGSGYFSALLAKLSRRVVALERYRGLVEGARVSLSSQGVSNVDLVLADGLAGWPAAGPYQAIFVTGSIEALPAAWIDQLAPGGKLIAPIGPPNGPQTWISVSKDEDDSLNQEVIGTAFSIALEPGLARAL; this is encoded by the coding sequence ATGAGCAGCGATGACGCGCTGCGTCGTGCAAGCCTCGTTTTGCGTCTGCGCTCAATGGGCATCACCGACCACCGTTTGGTCAGTGCGTTCGAATCCACCCGGCGTGAGGCCTTCGCGCCGGAGCATTACGCTTCTGACGCCTATGCTGACCGGCTCATTCCCATCGCCTGTGGGCAGACCATGGAAGCGCCTAGCGTCCTTGCCCGCCTTTTGCAGGCCGCGCCGATCGCCTCGCACATGTCGGTTTTAGAGATTGGAGCAGGCTCAGGATATTTTTCCGCGTTGCTGGCCAAGCTTTCCCGCCGCGTGGTCGCATTGGAACGGTATCGCGGCCTGGTCGAAGGTGCTCGTGTGTCTCTTTCAAGTCAGGGCGTCTCGAACGTCGATCTGGTCCTTGCCGACGGCCTTGCCGGTTGGCCAGCAGCAGGGCCTTATCAGGCCATATTCGTCACCGGGTCGATTGAAGCATTGCCAGCCGCATGGATCGATCAACTCGCACCAGGCGGCAAACTCATCGCGCCAATCGGACCACCCAACGGTCCTCAAACATGGATTTCTGTCTCAAAAGATGAGGATGACAGCCTCAATCAAGAGGTGATTGGGACGGCCTTCTCCATCGCGCTGGAACCAGGATTGGCGCGGGCTCTTTAG
- the surE gene encoding 5'/3'-nucleotidase SurE, whose translation MRILVTNDDGIHAKGLGHLVRVAEKIGDEVWTVAPETDQSGVAHSMSLNDPLRLRQTGERAYAVRGTPTDCVLMAVRHVMPEPPDLILSGFNKGQNLAEDITYSGTVAAAIEGTILGVRSIALSQAYSFAPDTDPPYETGEALAPDIVRKLVDLDLPRETLLNINFPNRAPGAVEGVRVTGQGRRNIDFLAIDKRMDGRGNAYYWLAYNGQHPKPDSGTDLESVRAGYVSVTPLSVDMTDHASRDAVAEALGVQSDGLDGPVQR comes from the coding sequence ATGCGCATTCTCGTCACCAATGATGATGGTATCCATGCCAAGGGCCTGGGCCATCTGGTGCGCGTTGCCGAAAAGATTGGTGATGAGGTCTGGACCGTCGCCCCGGAGACGGATCAGTCTGGCGTCGCGCATTCCATGTCGCTCAACGACCCTTTGCGCTTGCGTCAAACCGGTGAGCGAGCCTATGCGGTGCGCGGCACGCCCACCGACTGCGTCCTTATGGCCGTCCGTCACGTGATGCCCGAACCGCCGGACCTCATCCTGTCCGGCTTCAACAAGGGCCAGAACCTTGCCGAAGACATCACCTATTCAGGTACTGTCGCGGCCGCCATTGAAGGCACGATCCTGGGCGTGCGCAGCATCGCCTTGTCCCAGGCCTACTCGTTCGCGCCGGACACCGACCCGCCTTATGAGACGGGCGAGGCCTTGGCGCCGGACATTGTTCGCAAACTGGTTGATCTTGATCTGCCGCGCGAAACGCTCCTCAACATCAACTTCCCCAACCGCGCACCAGGCGCTGTTGAAGGCGTGCGCGTGACGGGGCAGGGGCGGCGCAACATCGATTTCCTTGCCATCGACAAGCGCATGGATGGCCGCGGCAACGCCTATTACTGGCTCGCCTACAATGGCCAGCATCCCAAACCCGACTCCGGCACCGACCTGGAAAGCGTACGCGCAGGCTATGTGTCTGTGACCCCGCTTTCAGTCGATATGACCGATCATGCCAGCCGCGACGCTGTCGCCGAGGCGCTTGGCGTTCAATCGGATGGGCTAGATGGGCCCGTCCAACGCTAG